Proteins from one Corynebacterium testudinoris genomic window:
- a CDS encoding ABC transporter permease — translation MLKYLLRKTLTWLIVIFLATNVAYLLAATFLDPRSNYAGRRPPLSSDQIDRILTPLNLNPETPLLERWWTWLSGILFHWNWGTSPLGDPVNAQISYRIWVSAQLLLMATLLAVVIGVGLGVYTASRQYKASDRLWQGVSIVTMNTHVVVASLLVVALALKINEWTGTRVFYVTGAPSSSRDEGFFPWLINTFQHLALPTISLLIISYASYHLMQRTLLLDNLSADYVRTARAKGLTRQKAIRKHALRTSIIPVATSVAFSVPGIFTGAVMTERIFAWNGMGQYFIETITKNDVNGVVAVAAFGALMVAVSAILADLVVVALDPRVRVS, via the coding sequence ATGCTGAAATATCTTCTAAGGAAGACCCTGACGTGGTTGATCGTCATTTTCCTCGCTACCAACGTCGCTTATCTTCTGGCAGCCACCTTCCTCGACCCTCGGTCCAATTACGCGGGTCGTCGGCCGCCGCTGTCTTCTGATCAGATTGACAGAATCCTCACTCCCTTGAATCTCAACCCCGAGACGCCGCTCCTAGAGCGGTGGTGGACCTGGTTGAGTGGGATTCTCTTCCACTGGAATTGGGGGACATCCCCGCTGGGTGATCCGGTCAATGCCCAGATCTCCTATCGCATTTGGGTGTCTGCCCAGCTGCTGCTCATGGCAACGCTGCTGGCGGTCGTCATCGGCGTGGGGCTCGGCGTGTACACCGCCTCCCGCCAGTACAAAGCCTCAGACCGGTTGTGGCAGGGCGTTTCCATTGTCACGATGAACACGCACGTGGTCGTGGCATCGCTCTTGGTGGTCGCCTTGGCCCTCAAGATCAACGAGTGGACCGGGACGCGCGTCTTCTACGTCACTGGCGCTCCGTCGTCGTCACGGGATGAAGGTTTCTTCCCCTGGCTGATTAATACCTTCCAGCACCTAGCTCTGCCCACCATTTCGCTGCTCATCATTTCTTATGCCAGCTATCACTTGATGCAGCGCACCCTGTTGTTGGACAACCTGTCGGCCGATTATGTGAGAACGGCCCGCGCGAAGGGGCTGACGAGGCAGAAGGCGATCCGCAAGCATGCGTTGCGGACGTCGATCATTCCCGTGGCCACGTCCGTGGCGTTCTCGGTCCCCGGCATTTTCACCGGTGCCGTCATGACCGAGCGGATCTTCGCTTGGAACGGCATGGGCCAGTACTTCATCGAAACGATTACTAAAAACGATGTCAACGGTGTCGTCGCCGTGGCGGCCTTCGGCGCCCTCATGGTCGCCGTGTCCGCAATTTTGGCTGACCTCGTGGTGGTCGCCCTGGATCCCCGAGTGAGGGTGAGCTGA
- a CDS encoding ABC transporter permease — MSKDNNKHRHDLSMDTARENLGVRPASPVADLTPASGFGSQATGGHDPETLLAVETSPERAVGTNKLRLYVRRFFRNKLAVVGLIIFVGLVLASIFGGYLSQWSYDEPDFMNLSTPPSSEHWFGTTDGGNDLFAQTVHGLGRSLTIAVLVSLATLVLSAVIGAGAALYGGFMEKAVLAVIHFLLAIPTFLLIALLVADSAGDWKILVVVFILFGWMYPARVIWSLALSVRENDYVRAARFMGVSRPRTVVRHIIPNIGSLLIIQFMLSIVSTVMAETGLSFLGLGVKLPDVSLGTLLSVGSGALQSAPWQFYFPAATLTLLTVSMAFIADGLRDALDPNSKSGGKA, encoded by the coding sequence ATGAGTAAGGACAACAACAAGCACCGTCACGATCTCTCGATGGATACCGCGCGAGAGAATTTGGGAGTGCGCCCGGCGTCCCCCGTCGCGGACCTCACTCCGGCGTCCGGGTTTGGTTCCCAAGCTACGGGCGGCCACGACCCCGAAACCCTCCTGGCGGTGGAAACATCACCAGAGCGGGCGGTGGGCACCAACAAGCTACGCCTGTACGTCCGGCGCTTCTTCCGCAACAAGCTGGCGGTCGTGGGCCTCATCATTTTCGTGGGCCTCGTGCTGGCCTCCATCTTCGGCGGGTACCTGTCTCAGTGGTCCTATGACGAGCCGGATTTCATGAACCTGTCCACCCCGCCGTCCTCCGAGCACTGGTTTGGCACCACCGATGGTGGCAATGACCTTTTTGCTCAGACGGTCCACGGTCTGGGGCGCTCGCTCACCATCGCGGTGTTGGTGTCCTTGGCCACGCTGGTGCTCTCGGCAGTCATTGGTGCCGGCGCCGCGCTGTATGGCGGCTTCATGGAAAAGGCTGTCCTGGCCGTCATCCACTTCCTGCTGGCCATCCCGACCTTCCTGCTCATCGCGTTGCTGGTAGCGGACTCGGCGGGGGATTGGAAGATCCTCGTCGTGGTGTTCATCTTGTTTGGGTGGATGTATCCGGCTCGTGTGATCTGGTCATTGGCATTGAGCGTGCGGGAGAACGATTACGTGCGTGCGGCCCGCTTCATGGGGGTCAGCCGGCCCCGCACGGTGGTGCGCCACATCATCCCTAACATTGGCTCGCTGCTCATCATTCAATTCATGCTGTCCATCGTTTCCACCGTCATGGCGGAGACCGGCCTGTCCTTCCTGGGTCTGGGCGTCAAGCTGCCCGATGTGTCCCTGGGAACGTTGTTGTCGGTGGGTTCCGGCGCGCTGCAGTCCGCACCGTGGCAGTTCTACTTCCCGGCGGCGACCTTGACGTTGCTCACGGTGTCGATGGCGTTTATCGCCGATGGCCTGCGTGACGCGCTCGACCCGAATTCTAAGTCTGGAGGAAAGGCATGA
- a CDS encoding ABC transporter ATP-binding protein, which translates to MSVGTPILSVRDLRVTFPSEAGKVSAVRGVDFDLHEGRTLGIVGESGSGKSVTSLAIMGLLPQYANVTGSILFDDRELLGLSDSQMSKIRGSGIGMIFQDPLSALTPVFSIGDQIVEALQAHNRISKSQATKRAVELLDLVGIPEPQKRVKNFPHEFSGGMRQRVVIAIAIANNPRLLIADEPTTALDVTIQAQILDLLKLAQRETGAAMILITHDMGVVAETADDVMVMYAGRPIEKADVFSTFAQPKMPYTIGLLGSTPRVDQRSTDPLTPIEGSPPILVNIQDRCQFAPRCPIAIDACLTAEPPLLPVEDDPEHFTACLRSPEIHDSQLNGESLYPVPVLSEDVLGDVPREQRKITLQVDNLTKDFPLIKGAVIKRRVGTVHAVKNVSFDLREGECLAIVGESGSGKTTALLEVMGLEPDKGTSIVLNGKDTAEFSRGQRRSARRDIQMVFQDPMSSLNPRMTIREILEEPLSSLGFEGDSKARVAELMRLVGLDASQIDRFPGQFSGGQRQRIGLARALATRPSVIALDEPVSALDVSIQAGVINLLEDLKRKLGLSYLFVAHDLSVVRHLSDRVAVMYKGEFVEEGPVDTIFDNPQHEYTQKLLSAIPIPDPVATRTRDHPGLGSEARPE; encoded by the coding sequence ATGAGTGTGGGCACTCCCATCCTGTCCGTGCGTGATCTGCGAGTCACCTTTCCCTCGGAAGCCGGCAAGGTTTCCGCCGTCCGAGGTGTGGACTTCGATCTCCACGAGGGCCGCACCCTCGGCATCGTCGGTGAGTCCGGTTCCGGAAAGTCCGTCACCTCCCTGGCCATCATGGGCCTGCTCCCGCAATATGCGAATGTCACTGGGTCCATTCTTTTCGACGACCGCGAACTCCTCGGCCTGTCTGACTCCCAGATGTCAAAGATCCGCGGTTCCGGCATTGGCATGATCTTCCAGGATCCGTTGTCGGCCCTTACCCCGGTGTTTTCCATCGGTGATCAGATCGTCGAGGCGTTGCAGGCCCACAATCGGATCTCCAAGTCGCAGGCGACGAAGCGGGCCGTGGAGCTGCTGGACCTGGTCGGCATCCCCGAGCCGCAGAAGCGGGTCAAGAACTTCCCCCATGAGTTCTCCGGCGGTATGCGCCAGCGCGTGGTCATCGCCATCGCGATTGCCAACAACCCGCGCCTGCTCATCGCCGACGAGCCCACCACCGCCTTGGACGTCACCATCCAGGCCCAGATCCTTGACCTGCTCAAGCTGGCGCAGCGGGAGACGGGCGCGGCGATGATCCTCATTACCCACGACATGGGAGTAGTCGCCGAGACTGCCGATGATGTCATGGTGATGTACGCGGGCCGACCCATCGAGAAGGCTGATGTGTTTTCCACCTTCGCTCAGCCGAAGATGCCGTACACCATCGGTTTGTTGGGCTCCACGCCGCGAGTCGACCAGCGATCGACGGATCCGCTCACCCCGATCGAGGGTTCGCCCCCGATCTTGGTGAACATCCAGGATCGTTGCCAGTTTGCCCCTCGCTGCCCGATTGCTATCGACGCCTGCCTCACCGCCGAGCCGCCGTTGCTCCCGGTCGAGGACGATCCCGAGCACTTCACGGCGTGCCTGCGCTCCCCGGAGATCCACGACAGTCAACTAAACGGTGAGTCCCTGTACCCCGTGCCGGTTCTCTCGGAGGATGTACTGGGAGACGTCCCACGGGAGCAACGCAAGATCACCCTTCAGGTGGACAATCTGACCAAGGATTTCCCACTGATTAAGGGAGCGGTGATTAAGCGGCGAGTGGGCACCGTTCACGCGGTGAAAAACGTCAGCTTTGACCTCCGGGAGGGGGAGTGCTTGGCCATCGTCGGCGAGTCCGGCTCGGGCAAGACCACCGCCCTCCTGGAAGTCATGGGCTTGGAACCCGACAAGGGCACCTCCATTGTCCTCAATGGCAAGGACACGGCGGAGTTCTCTCGCGGGCAGCGAAGATCAGCCCGTCGAGACATCCAGATGGTGTTCCAAGATCCCATGAGTTCGCTCAATCCCCGCATGACCATTCGGGAGATCTTGGAGGAGCCCTTGTCGTCCCTCGGGTTCGAGGGTGACAGCAAAGCCCGCGTGGCGGAGCTCATGCGCTTGGTCGGACTCGATGCCAGCCAGATTGACCGGTTCCCGGGGCAGTTTTCCGGTGGCCAACGCCAACGCATCGGGTTGGCACGGGCGCTGGCCACGCGGCCGTCGGTTATCGCGCTCGACGAACCGGTGTCGGCGCTGGACGTGTCCATCCAGGCTGGCGTGATCAACCTGCTGGAAGACCTCAAGCGCAAGCTGGGTCTGTCGTACCTCTTCGTTGCCCACGATCTTTCGGTGGTCCGACACCTCTCGGATCGGGTCGCCGTCATGTACAAGGGTGAATTTGTCGAGGAGGGACCGGTGGACACCATTTTTGACAACCCCCAGCACGAGTACACCCAAAAACTGCTGTCGGCGATTCCCATCCCGGATCCCGTGGCCACGCGAACCAGGGACCACCCAGGTCTCGGCTCCGAAGCACGACCCGAGTAA
- a CDS encoding ABC transporter family substrate-binding protein — protein MRSRIRTLTIATLSVSALTLAACGSGGGSSDSTSGGSAGSEAIDAHSVSASGDYNIQERDALQDGGTLTLPLAELSQQQNTWQADGNLYTKNVWKWYNPQVSLFDGDGTWHANPDYLTDVKDEVVDGNTVLTYTIHPDATFNDGTPIDWTTFEHTWKFSNGENEELNVSSTDGYELIKSVERGENDKQAVVTFDGSYAWWQGLFGFLLHNAVNTPDLYNTGYLGQVRPEWGAGPYKVENVNFNTGEISFVQNENWWGDTGKLDKIVYRQMEDQASLNALRAGEIDASGVATKDRLATAKEMGDKLDIRTALLPANYLMTVNSKSPMLEDIKVREAVMTAVDREQIAAIRFNGLDYTEDLPGSFALFQTQEGYENNFGEVLSFDADRAKTLLDEAGWTEGANGIREKDGQPLTLRYVITGESPMVQATAGAIQAMLKNVGVDVQIQERPSSEFSQVTSQRDFDIFLMGFRSGDPFGVAYFGQVYLSDSELNLSGTGTPELDTKIRELQRISDPDEQIARANVLEQEAMGTFGIMPYANGPEIVAVKPGLANYGAMSFAEIPVEDIGWEK, from the coding sequence ATGCGATCACGTATCCGTACTCTCACCATCGCCACCCTCTCTGTCAGCGCGCTCACTTTGGCTGCCTGTGGTTCTGGCGGCGGCTCTTCAGACTCGACCAGCGGAGGTTCGGCTGGTTCGGAGGCGATTGACGCCCACAGCGTCAGCGCCTCGGGCGACTACAACATCCAGGAGCGTGACGCACTCCAAGACGGCGGCACCCTCACCTTGCCGCTGGCGGAACTCAGCCAGCAGCAGAACACCTGGCAGGCGGACGGCAACCTCTACACCAAGAATGTGTGGAAGTGGTACAACCCGCAGGTCTCACTGTTTGATGGCGACGGCACCTGGCACGCCAATCCGGACTACCTCACCGATGTCAAGGACGAGGTCGTCGATGGCAACACTGTCCTCACCTACACCATTCACCCGGACGCTACCTTCAACGATGGCACCCCGATTGACTGGACCACCTTCGAGCACACCTGGAAATTCTCTAACGGCGAGAACGAGGAGCTCAACGTCTCTTCTACGGATGGCTATGAGCTGATCAAGTCCGTCGAGCGCGGCGAGAATGACAAGCAGGCCGTGGTTACCTTCGACGGGTCTTATGCCTGGTGGCAGGGCCTGTTCGGCTTCCTGCTGCACAACGCCGTTAACACTCCCGACCTCTACAACACCGGCTACCTCGGCCAGGTGCGCCCGGAGTGGGGAGCTGGCCCCTACAAGGTGGAGAACGTCAATTTCAACACGGGCGAGATCAGCTTTGTCCAGAATGAAAACTGGTGGGGCGATACCGGCAAGCTGGACAAGATTGTCTACCGACAGATGGAGGATCAGGCCAGCCTCAACGCCCTCCGCGCGGGCGAGATCGACGCCTCCGGTGTGGCTACGAAGGACCGCTTGGCCACTGCGAAGGAAATGGGCGACAAGCTCGATATCCGCACCGCGTTGCTGCCGGCCAACTACCTCATGACTGTCAACAGCAAGTCGCCGATGCTGGAAGACATCAAGGTGCGCGAGGCCGTCATGACGGCCGTCGACCGCGAGCAGATTGCTGCCATCCGTTTCAATGGTCTCGACTACACCGAGGATCTCCCGGGTTCCTTCGCGCTGTTCCAGACCCAGGAGGGCTACGAGAACAACTTCGGTGAGGTCCTCAGCTTCGACGCTGATCGGGCTAAGACCCTGCTGGACGAGGCCGGCTGGACCGAGGGTGCCAATGGTATCCGCGAGAAGGATGGCCAGCCCCTGACCCTGCGCTACGTCATCACCGGTGAAAGCCCGATGGTCCAGGCCACGGCTGGCGCGATCCAGGCGATGCTCAAAAACGTCGGCGTCGATGTGCAGATCCAGGAGCGCCCGTCGTCCGAGTTCTCCCAGGTGACCAGCCAGCGAGACTTCGACATCTTCCTCATGGGCTTCCGCTCCGGTGACCCGTTCGGCGTCGCCTACTTCGGTCAGGTCTACCTGTCCGACTCGGAGCTGAACCTGTCCGGTACCGGTACCCCGGAGCTTGACACCAAGATCCGCGAGCTGCAGCGCATCTCCGATCCCGATGAGCAGATCGCTCGCGCCAACGTGCTCGAGCAGGAGGCCATGGGCACCTTCGGCATCATGCCGTACGCCAACGGCCCGGAGATCGTCGCCGTGAAGCCGGGGCTGGCCAACTACGGAGCCATGTCCTTCGCCGAAATCCCCGTGGAGGATATCGGCTGGGA